In Thamnophis elegans isolate rThaEle1 chromosome 13, rThaEle1.pri, whole genome shotgun sequence, one DNA window encodes the following:
- the POU2AF1 gene encoding POU domain class 2-associating factor 1: MHWQKSSAAEQPLPSRPYQGVRVKEPVKELLKRKRGRAQNAKAAPESMAVFFPHQSLPSYSPTGQVYSETDLVTSSLPLMEEGALYSGWLTQPPPATLQPLTQWTTAPDYVSHEAVSCPYTADMFVQPVCPSYTLVGTSSVLTYTSQPLITNFAARSASSPAVVPHLDAMDQQAPLSYFPWTQPIPTLPATSLQYQPASMALSAPQFVPLPISGADPLPQVLEDTRKEMAPLTLEKLLQDDANDTYGLDNSLPVEGL, from the exons CTTCTGCAGCTGAGCAGCCCCTGCCGTCCCGCCCCTACCAAGGTGTCCGGGTGAAAGAGCCAGTGAAGGAGTTGCTGAAGAGGAAACGGGGCAGGGCTCAAAATGCCAAAGCTGCTCCGGAAAGCATGGCG GTGTTTTTCCCCCATCAGTCACTTCCATCCTACTCACCCACGG GTCAAGTTTACTCCGAGACGGACTTGGTCACCTCTTCGCTGCCCCTGATGGAGGAAGGAGCGCTTTATTCGGGGTGGTTGACTCAGCCGCCCCCGGCCACATTGCAACCTCTGACCCAATGGACTACGGCCCCGGATTACGTGTCTCACGAAGCGGTCAGCTGCCCTTACACGGCTGACATGTTTGTTCAGCCGGTCTGCCCCAGTTACACCCTCGTGGGGACGTCCTCCGTGCTGACCTACACTTCCCAGCCACTCATCACAAACTTTGCG GCTCGATCGGCCTCAAGCCCAGCTGTGGTGCCTCATCTGGATGCGATGGACCAGCAAGCTCCCCTGAGTTATTTTCCCTGGACTCAGCCCATCCCAACTCTACCGGCAACTTCCTTGCAATACCAGCCGGCTTCGATGGCCCTCTCTGCTCCCCAGTttgtccccctccccatttcaggaGCTGACCCACTCCCCCAAGTATTAGAAGACACCAGGAAGGAGATGGCACCTCTGACGCTGGAGAAACTTCTGCAGGATGACGCAAACGACACGTACGGTTTAGACAACAGCCTGCCAGTTGAAGGACTCTGA